In one Alphaproteobacteria bacterium SS10 genomic region, the following are encoded:
- the mlaD gene encoding outer membrane lipid asymmetry maintenance protein MlaD, producing MRNQVFETLVGLAVVIVAVGFLYYAVGRTNVGAVEGYAVTAEFSRIDGISVGSDVRIAGVKIGSVASLELNQQTYLADITLSIDESVALPSDTLAKIESESLLGGQYVALEPGAEEDLLTDGDKIAFTQSSPSLSDLLGQVVFSGGDGG from the coding sequence TTTTGAAACCCTGGTCGGCCTAGCGGTCGTCATCGTCGCCGTTGGCTTCCTCTACTATGCCGTTGGCCGCACCAACGTCGGTGCTGTTGAAGGCTATGCCGTGACAGCGGAGTTCAGCCGCATTGATGGCATTTCCGTTGGCAGCGATGTTCGGATCGCTGGGGTTAAGATTGGCTCTGTCGCGTCGCTTGAGCTGAACCAACAAACCTATCTGGCCGACATCACGCTCAGCATCGATGAGTCGGTTGCCCTGCCGAGTGACACCCTCGCCAAGATCGAGAGTGAGAGCCTGCTGGGTGGTCAGTATGTGGCGCTTGAACCTGGTGCTGAGGAAGACCTGCTCACCGATGGCGATAAAATCGCCTTCACCCAGTCATCGCCCAGCCTGTCCGATCTTTTGGGTCAGGTTGTGTTCTCCGGCGGTGATGGCGGCTGA
- a CDS encoding DUF2155 domain-containing protein, translated as MPLAAVSAADVVQPLAPSAPNLKAPNFEAYEHAVLRTLDKVTARTSTLEVPVNDILSVGTLSVTVRTCQKTPPTERPEAAAFIEIIDTPPEREPRPMFSGWMFASSPGLSALEHPIYDVWVVDCKMAPKASSAEGE; from the coding sequence ATGCCATTGGCTGCGGTATCCGCGGCTGATGTTGTCCAGCCTTTGGCGCCCAGCGCGCCGAACCTAAAGGCACCAAATTTTGAAGCTTATGAGCATGCGGTGCTTAGGACCCTCGATAAGGTAACCGCACGCACCTCAACGCTTGAGGTGCCGGTTAATGACATCCTGTCGGTTGGTACCCTTTCCGTGACGGTGCGCACTTGTCAGAAGACGCCGCCAACCGAACGCCCAGAGGCCGCTGCCTTTATCGAGATTATTGACACCCCGCCAGAGCGAGAGCCACGGCCCATGTTCTCCGGCTGGATGTTCGCCTCAAGCCCAGGCCTGTCGGCCTTGGAGCATCCGATCTACGATGTCTGGGTCGTCGATTGTAAGATGGCGCCCAAGGCGTCCTCGGCCGAAGGCGAATAG
- the aat gene encoding leucyl/phenylalanyl-tRNA--protein transferase, whose product MIELTPEILLRAYTIGIFPMAESAGSDELFWLDPDIRGILPLDTFYIPRRLRRTARRSPFKVTIDQAFGEVLIGCAKPTPSRPKTWINEGILDAYTALFNRGFAHSVEVWDGERLVGGLYGVSIGGAFFGESMFQTETDASKIALIHLVGRLVSAGYRLLDTQFVTEHLSQFGAIEIPRSQYKALLASALDIDADFYSPSAEDALGAILQSTTQTS is encoded by the coding sequence ATGATTGAGCTGACCCCAGAAATCCTGCTTCGCGCCTATACCATCGGTATCTTCCCGATGGCTGAGAGCGCTGGCAGTGATGAGCTGTTTTGGCTCGACCCGGATATCCGGGGCATCCTGCCGCTTGATACGTTTTACATCCCCAGGCGGCTTCGCCGCACGGCCCGCCGCTCGCCGTTTAAGGTCACCATCGATCAGGCCTTTGGCGAGGTGCTAATCGGCTGCGCCAAACCCACCCCATCGCGCCCTAAGACCTGGATCAATGAGGGGATCCTCGATGCCTATACGGCGTTGTTTAATCGAGGTTTCGCCCATAGTGTTGAGGTCTGGGATGGCGAGAGGCTAGTTGGCGGCCTCTACGGTGTCTCAATCGGCGGGGCATTCTTTGGTGAGAGTATGTTCCAGACCGAAACCGATGCCAGCAAGATCGCCCTAATCCATCTGGTTGGTCGCTTAGTCTCCGCCGGATACCGGCTGCTGGACACCCAGTTTGTAACAGAGCATCTCAGCCAGTTTGGGGCGATTGAGATACCGCGATCCCAGTACAAAGCGCTATTGGCCTCCGCCCTGGATATCGATGCGGATTTCTATTCGCCTTCGGCCGAGGACGCCTTGGGCGCCATCTTACAATCGACGACCCAGACATCGTAG
- the accC gene encoding acetyl-CoA carboxylase biotin carboxylase subunit — protein MFDKILIANRGDIALRVNRACKEMGISTVAVHSTADTDAMHVRLADESVCIGPPAPKDSYLNAAALISAATVTGADAIHPGIGFLSENADFASMVEAHGMTFIGPTPEHIAKMGDKAVAKSTMQDLGVPVVPGSDGPVKDGAEALSVAKEIGFPVLIKAKAGGGGRGMQVANSADEVVNAYNLASKEAEMAFGNGECYLERYLGQPRHIEVQVFGDGQGNAVHFGERDCSIQRRHQKLIEETPSPALNDQQRAHIGKVSTEAVAQMNYRGAGTIEYLFEDGEFFFIEMNTRLQVEHTISEMVTGIDLVREQIRIAAGGKLGYTQDEVVFNGHSIECRINAENPKTFTPSPGKIDGFHPPGGLGVRVDSSLYDGYVIPPHYDSLIAKLIVHGSSRNECMMRMRRALGEFVIGGVETTIPLHAWLADQTDFINGAYDIRWLEKNL, from the coding sequence ATGTTCGATAAGATTCTCATAGCCAATCGCGGTGATATCGCCCTACGCGTCAATCGGGCGTGTAAAGAGATGGGCATCTCCACCGTTGCCGTGCACTCCACCGCTGACACCGACGCCATGCATGTGCGCCTGGCTGATGAGAGTGTGTGTATCGGCCCCCCTGCCCCTAAAGACAGCTATCTAAACGCCGCCGCGCTGATTTCAGCCGCCACGGTAACCGGTGCGGATGCAATTCACCCGGGCATTGGCTTTCTGTCTGAGAATGCTGACTTCGCCTCCATGGTTGAAGCGCATGGCATGACCTTTATCGGCCCAACGCCAGAGCACATCGCCAAGATGGGCGATAAGGCGGTCGCCAAATCCACCATGCAGGATTTAGGCGTACCGGTTGTCCCTGGGTCTGATGGCCCGGTTAAGGACGGGGCTGAGGCTCTCTCGGTCGCGAAGGAAATCGGCTTCCCGGTTCTAATTAAGGCGAAGGCCGGTGGCGGTGGTCGCGGCATGCAGGTCGCCAATAGCGCCGATGAGGTCGTAAACGCCTATAACCTCGCCAGTAAGGAGGCCGAAATGGCCTTCGGCAATGGTGAGTGTTACCTGGAGCGTTACCTGGGCCAACCTCGTCATATTGAGGTTCAGGTCTTTGGCGATGGCCAAGGCAACGCAGTGCATTTCGGTGAGCGGGATTGCTCTATCCAACGTCGCCACCAAAAGCTGATTGAAGAGACCCCCTCACCAGCCCTGAACGACCAGCAGCGCGCCCATATCGGCAAGGTGTCCACCGAAGCCGTGGCGCAGATGAACTACCGCGGCGCTGGCACGATTGAGTACCTGTTTGAGGATGGTGAGTTCTTCTTCATTGAGATGAACACCCGTCTGCAGGTTGAGCACACGATCAGCGAAATGGTGACCGGGATCGATCTGGTGCGCGAACAGATCCGCATCGCGGCTGGTGGTAAGCTTGGCTACACCCAAGACGAGGTTGTGTTCAACGGCCATTCAATCGAGTGCCGTATCAACGCCGAGAACCCCAAGACGTTCACACCCTCACCGGGCAAGATCGATGGCTTCCATCCACCTGGCGGCCTGGGTGTTCGGGTCGATAGCTCACTCTATGATGGCTATGTGATCCCACCGCATTACGACAGCCTGATCGCAAAGCTGATCGTCCATGGCTCCAGCCGGAACGAGTGCATGATGCGTATGCGCCGTGCCCTGGGTGAGTTTGTGATTGGCGGTGTTGAAACCACCATCCCACTGCATGCCTGGCTGGCTGATCAAACCGACTTCATCAACGGTGCCTATGACATTCGTTGGTTGGAGAAAAATCTCTAA
- the accB gene encoding acetyl-CoA carboxylase biotin carboxyl carrier protein, giving the protein MKGFELDEALLRQLADVMEDTGLTEIEMADGDRSLRVAKQAVAVAAAPVAAAAPAPAAAAAPAAPTGGDAGGGYDGDVQNSPMVGTAYLAPEPGAPAFVKVGDQVTPDKTIMIIEAMKVMNPIRAEKAGTVTEIMVTDGQPVEFGEPLLVIK; this is encoded by the coding sequence ATGAAGGGTTTCGAGCTGGATGAAGCGCTGCTTCGCCAACTGGCCGATGTCATGGAAGACACGGGCCTGACCGAGATCGAGATGGCTGACGGCGATCGCAGCCTACGCGTTGCCAAGCAAGCCGTGGCCGTAGCCGCTGCCCCAGTTGCGGCCGCCGCACCAGCGCCAGCCGCTGCTGCTGCACCTGCCGCACCAACTGGCGGTGATGCAGGCGGTGGTTATGATGGCGATGTCCAAAACTCACCCATGGTCGGCACCGCCTATCTGGCACCAGAGCCAGGCGCCCCGGCCTTTGTGAAGGTTGGCGATCAGGTTACCCCAGATAAGACCATCATGATCATCGAAGCGATGAAGGTGATGAACCCAATCCGCGCTGAAAAGGCCGGCACCGTGACTGAGATCATGGTGACCGACGGCCAGCCGGTTGAGTTCGGTGAGCCCCTATTGGTGATCAAGTAA
- the aroQ gene encoding type II 3-dehydroquinate dehydratase: MTSNKTVLILNGPNLNLLGTREPEIYGRETLADVEKRCEAQATSLGLAIDFRQSNDEGALVDAIQEARGKHAGIILNAGAYTHTSVAIHDALKAVEIPVIEVHLSNPYTREAFRHTSYVAPAATGSICGLGAQGYELALTALVQLI; encoded by the coding sequence GTGACTTCCAATAAGACCGTTCTGATCCTGAACGGCCCCAACCTCAATTTGCTCGGCACTCGCGAACCAGAGATCTATGGCCGCGAGACACTTGCCGATGTGGAGAAGCGGTGCGAAGCCCAGGCGACCAGCCTTGGCCTAGCGATCGACTTCCGGCAAAGCAATGATGAGGGCGCGTTGGTTGACGCCATTCAGGAAGCGCGCGGTAAGCATGCTGGCATCATTCTTAATGCTGGCGCCTACACCCACACCTCCGTTGCCATTCACGACGCTTTGAAAGCCGTCGAGATCCCGGTCATCGAGGTGCATTTGAGCAATCCGTATACCCGTGAAGCTTTCCGCCACACATCCTATGTGGCACCGGCAGCAACGGGCAGTATTTGTGGCCTTGGTGCCCAAGGCTATGAGCTGGCGCTTACCGCGCTGGTCCAACTGATCTGA
- a CDS encoding thioredoxin domain-containing protein, whose protein sequence is MLAVMGLGWSLLPKTNLASAQDSDGAEALPALTEEQVEGIVRDYLLENPEIIERAMANLQAKREREAALRAQQAIVEQRELLFNNALDPVVGNPEGDVEMVHFFDYQCGFCKGMAQDLANTLEESGRVRAKFKEFPILGPESVIASRVAMAADRQGKYWEVHQALMNNRGRLSEPLIMALAQNAGVDMEKLRVDMNDPIILIHLQENRRMAERLGITGTPGFVIGQQIYRGSMSPTRLNEAIDLAAPSDQTDDQRG, encoded by the coding sequence GTGCTGGCTGTCATGGGCCTAGGCTGGTCGCTATTGCCGAAAACCAACCTGGCATCGGCACAAGACAGTGACGGCGCAGAGGCACTACCCGCCCTGACGGAAGAGCAGGTTGAGGGGATCGTTCGCGACTATCTACTCGAGAACCCAGAGATCATCGAACGGGCCATGGCCAACCTTCAGGCCAAGCGTGAGCGTGAAGCCGCCTTGCGCGCGCAGCAGGCCATCGTCGAACAGAGAGAGCTGTTATTTAACAATGCACTAGACCCCGTCGTTGGTAACCCCGAGGGCGATGTCGAGATGGTGCACTTCTTCGATTACCAATGCGGCTTCTGCAAAGGAATGGCCCAAGACTTGGCCAACACGCTGGAAGAGAGTGGCCGAGTTCGGGCCAAGTTTAAGGAATTCCCAATCCTTGGGCCCGAATCAGTGATCGCCTCTCGTGTTGCCATGGCCGCTGATCGGCAGGGCAAATACTGGGAAGTGCACCAAGCGCTGATGAATAATCGCGGCCGCCTCAGCGAACCATTGATCATGGCACTGGCACAGAACGCCGGTGTGGATATGGAGAAGCTGCGCGTTGATATGAACGACCCGATCATCCTGATCCATCTGCAGGAAAACCGCCGAATGGCAGAGCGTCTGGGCATTACCGGAACGCCAGGTTTCGTGATCGGCCAACAAATCTATCGCGGCTCAATGTCCCCAACCCGCCTGAATGAAGCGATTGATCTAGCGGCACCATCAGATCAAACCGACGATCAGCGCGGTTGA
- a CDS encoding M48 family metalloprotease, whose product MGQRQASAQGLQLLRDSEAETVLRDMAAPIFVVAGIGPNAVRISIVDDATLNAFVTQGLNMFFHSGLLLEAGDAEEVVGVMAHEIGHIAGGHLIRLRGSVRNASRLAILTQILGIAAAVGTGRGDVGAAVITGGQQLATRSILSFSRAQESSADAAALTFLNQAGMTAHGFLRFMETLGEQDLLPANRQVQYARTHPLTRDRVSAIRAAVEQDGRAEIGVSGEVQERFRRVQGKLLGYVQPRVAFQRHPANDPTIAGQYARSIALWRTGDIVGALSTIEALIEQEPENPYFHEQHGQILFESGRIDEAVAAYRVAAEALPSAPLIQTAYAHSLIESRTEANLMLAVDRLQLSLRQEGNSPFAHRLMAIAYGRLGQDGPARLHLAEEAMLRREIPTAKGHLERAKQTIPADDEQNLIRARDLENAITALEAENDE is encoded by the coding sequence ATGGGTCAACGTCAAGCCAGCGCCCAGGGTTTGCAACTCCTTCGTGATAGTGAGGCCGAAACAGTTCTGCGCGATATGGCGGCGCCAATCTTCGTTGTTGCAGGCATTGGCCCCAATGCTGTCCGCATCTCCATCGTTGATGATGCGACCCTCAACGCCTTTGTTACCCAGGGCCTCAACATGTTCTTCCATAGTGGCCTGCTGCTTGAGGCAGGCGATGCGGAGGAAGTGGTCGGCGTCATGGCGCACGAAATTGGCCACATTGCGGGCGGGCACCTGATTAGACTTCGCGGCTCTGTTCGGAATGCTTCCCGGCTCGCGATTCTCACCCAAATTCTCGGCATCGCAGCGGCTGTTGGCACCGGGCGCGGCGATGTTGGCGCGGCGGTTATCACCGGGGGCCAACAACTGGCGACCAGATCAATTCTAAGCTTCAGCCGGGCGCAGGAATCATCCGCCGATGCGGCCGCCCTCACCTTCCTCAATCAGGCTGGCATGACGGCCCATGGCTTCCTCCGCTTTATGGAGACATTGGGTGAGCAAGACCTCCTGCCTGCCAACCGGCAGGTCCAGTATGCCCGGACCCACCCGCTGACCCGGGATCGCGTCTCCGCCATTCGCGCCGCGGTTGAGCAGGATGGCCGGGCCGAAATCGGCGTCTCCGGTGAGGTCCAAGAGCGTTTCCGGCGGGTCCAGGGCAAGCTTCTCGGCTATGTGCAGCCACGGGTGGCATTTCAGCGGCACCCGGCCAATGACCCCACAATCGCCGGGCAGTATGCGCGCAGCATCGCCCTCTGGCGCACCGGGGATATCGTTGGTGCCCTCTCAACCATCGAAGCTTTGATCGAGCAAGAGCCAGAGAATCCCTACTTCCACGAGCAGCACGGCCAAATCCTGTTTGAGAGTGGCCGGATCGATGAGGCGGTCGCTGCCTACCGCGTAGCAGCCGAGGCGCTGCCAAGCGCGCCACTAATCCAAACCGCCTACGCCCATAGCCTGATTGAGAGCCGGACAGAGGCCAATTTGATGCTGGCCGTCGATCGCCTACAGCTATCCTTGAGGCAGGAGGGCAATAGCCCGTTTGCACACCGGCTTATGGCCATCGCTTATGGTCGGTTGGGCCAGGACGGCCCTGCTCGCCTTCACCTGGCAGAGGAAGCCATGCTGCGCAGAGAGATACCTACCGCCAAGGGTCATTTGGAACGTGCCAAACAGACGATCCCAGCGGATGATGAACAGAATTTGATTCGTGCTCGTGATCTAGAAAATGCGATCACAGCACTGGAGGCGGAAAATGATGAATAA
- a CDS encoding gamma-glutamyltransferase produces MISTDTNHRPDQTPEAVTPQGKGVAWRVFTSVLVTISLAACGGGSSQEEISQFTTSAQAAVIADEPQAALVGRDILAQGGNPVDAAVAMALTLSVTLPSRIGLLGGGSCLVHDPSTGDDDGNDSQVTSIDFRPLPVPRADGSRSEYGSPGMLRGLFAMHARFGNLRFEQLIIPAERLARFDGQISRSLANDLEAFSDRLDSTLHPVWSGVSSDLPVGSAIPWDVTAGALALLRQDGIGVFYSGRAGREVASELGLDAEAWASTTPQILEIDGQGDLAVLNGTDRLYLPPGIAESDVVAALANIGRNQPVPAVDGDAPPATSLVVKGSGDFVVACGLTQGMAFGIGEPTGAFALWPARAVAMDLPLSDGFIGPVLIANENVGELRLAGVVSGSDDVPTPMLTGAQQLFEGQAVAAGDARRIIAQPAGGGVRRSLVSCGRANDDGDRRCSAAIDPQVRGLAITP; encoded by the coding sequence ATGATTTCGACCGACACTAATCACCGCCCCGATCAAACACCAGAAGCTGTAACACCCCAGGGCAAGGGTGTCGCCTGGCGTGTCTTCACGAGCGTGTTGGTCACCATCTCACTGGCCGCCTGCGGTGGTGGATCAAGCCAAGAAGAGATCAGCCAGTTTACCACCAGCGCGCAAGCCGCCGTCATCGCCGACGAACCACAAGCAGCCTTGGTTGGCCGGGACATCCTGGCCCAGGGCGGCAACCCAGTTGATGCGGCCGTCGCCATGGCGCTTACCCTAAGTGTTACGCTACCAAGCCGGATTGGATTGCTGGGCGGTGGTTCATGCCTGGTCCATGACCCGAGCACGGGTGACGATGACGGCAATGATAGTCAGGTCACCAGCATTGATTTCCGCCCGCTGCCAGTGCCCCGCGCCGATGGTAGCCGCAGTGAGTATGGTTCCCCCGGTATGCTGCGCGGCCTGTTCGCCATGCATGCACGGTTCGGCAATCTGCGATTTGAACAGCTGATTATCCCGGCTGAACGGCTGGCCCGCTTTGACGGCCAGATCAGCCGTAGTTTGGCCAATGATCTTGAAGCATTCAGTGACCGGCTAGACAGCACGCTACACCCGGTTTGGTCCGGTGTTTCGAGTGATCTACCAGTTGGTAGCGCCATTCCATGGGACGTAACTGCCGGTGCACTGGCACTGCTACGTCAGGATGGTATCGGCGTGTTCTACAGCGGTCGCGCCGGGCGTGAAGTTGCCAGTGAGCTTGGCCTGGATGCCGAGGCATGGGCCAGCACCACGCCGCAGATCCTTGAGATCGACGGGCAGGGTGATCTAGCCGTCCTGAACGGGACAGACCGGTTGTATTTGCCGCCGGGCATTGCTGAGAGTGATGTTGTGGCGGCACTGGCCAATATTGGCCGCAACCAGCCCGTGCCAGCTGTCGATGGCGATGCACCGCCGGCAACCAGCCTGGTCGTGAAGGGCAGTGGCGATTTCGTCGTGGCTTGTGGCCTGACCCAGGGCATGGCCTTCGGGATTGGTGAGCCAACAGGTGCCTTCGCCCTCTGGCCCGCCCGCGCGGTCGCAATGGACCTACCACTAAGTGATGGTTTCATCGGCCCTGTTTTGATCGCCAATGAGAATGTTGGCGAGCTGCGCCTTGCTGGTGTGGTCTCGGGCTCCGATGACGTGCCTACGCCAATGCTGACCGGCGCCCAGCAGCTGTTTGAGGGGCAGGCCGTCGCCGCTGGTGACGCACGCCGGATCATTGCTCAGCCTGCGGGCGGCGGTGTGCGCCGCTCGCTGGTCAGCTGTGGCCGGGCCAATGATGATGGTGACCGGCGCTGCTCTGCGGCGATTGACCCGCAGGTGCGCGGCTTGGCGATTACGCCCTGA
- a CDS encoding aminotransferase class I/II-fold pyridoxal phosphate-dependent enzyme, with product MALKVANRGDVPMFLALETLREATALEADGKDVLHLEIGQPFDGAPAAVLEKLAEQVCEKPIAYTEALGIRPLRERVAGLYAERYGVDVPVERIAITVGSSTAFILSFLAAFEAGDRVALATPCYPAYRNILLALGLVPVELPCTAETQFQPTPEMLTKAHAENPVAGLILASPANPTGGMLKPHEFEALINWCDQNHVRLVSDEIYHGITFGGVASSALETTKNAVVINSFSKYFALSGWRLGWMIMPEDLAPAIEKLAQSFYISAPAMSQYAATEVFEHFDELDGRVAAYSANRRLLLERLPKLGLDQFVVPEGAFYFYLDVSRFTNDSQAFCSAMLNEIGVAMTPGVDFDPDRGNRYVRLSFAGPESDMIAACDRLEGWLKR from the coding sequence ATGGCCCTGAAAGTGGCTAATCGCGGCGATGTGCCAATGTTTCTTGCGCTGGAAACCCTGCGTGAAGCGACAGCATTAGAGGCTGACGGCAAGGATGTGCTGCACCTGGAGATTGGTCAGCCCTTTGATGGCGCGCCTGCTGCAGTGTTGGAGAAGCTTGCCGAACAGGTCTGCGAGAAACCCATCGCTTATACCGAAGCGCTCGGCATTCGCCCCCTGCGTGAGCGGGTGGCCGGCCTCTATGCTGAGCGTTACGGCGTTGATGTGCCGGTTGAGCGTATTGCCATCACCGTTGGGTCCTCAACCGCTTTTATCCTGTCATTCCTTGCGGCCTTTGAGGCCGGTGACCGGGTGGCGTTGGCAACCCCATGTTACCCGGCCTATCGGAACATCCTGTTGGCCCTGGGGTTGGTGCCGGTTGAGCTGCCTTGCACAGCTGAAACACAGTTCCAGCCAACGCCTGAGATGCTGACCAAGGCCCATGCCGAGAACCCAGTTGCTGGGCTGATCTTGGCCAGCCCCGCCAACCCAACCGGCGGCATGCTGAAGCCCCATGAGTTTGAGGCACTGATCAACTGGTGCGATCAGAACCATGTGCGGCTGGTGTCCGACGAGATCTATCACGGCATCACCTTTGGCGGTGTTGCGAGCTCAGCTCTTGAGACGACCAAGAACGCCGTGGTGATCAACAGCTTCTCAAAATACTTCGCGTTGAGCGGATGGCGCCTCGGTTGGATGATCATGCCGGAGGATTTGGCGCCTGCGATTGAGAAGCTCGCCCAATCTTTCTACATTTCAGCGCCCGCGATGTCGCAATACGCCGCGACGGAGGTGTTTGAGCATTTTGACGAGTTGGATGGCCGGGTTGCCGCCTATTCGGCCAATCGTCGCCTACTGCTAGAGCGTTTGCCAAAGCTTGGCCTCGACCAGTTTGTGGTGCCAGAAGGGGCCTTCTATTTCTATCTAGATGTCAGCCGCTTCACCAATGACAGCCAGGCCTTCTGCTCTGCCATGTTGAATGAGATTGGCGTCGCCATGACGCCCGGCGTTGATTTCGATCCAGATCGTGGCAACCGCTATGTTCGCCTATCCTTTGCGGGGCCGGAGAGCGATATGATCGCTGCCTGTGATCGGCTTGAAGGCTGGCTAAAGCGCTAA